One Phycisphaera mikurensis NBRC 102666 DNA window includes the following coding sequences:
- a CDS encoding glycosyltransferase family 4 protein, which translates to MRLLYSYGLDLPAPVAAPIQILHTAHALAERGVDVTTAWRNVAEPDAVLRELGLGPHPRLRLVEAAGGRSLRRAARGCDVVMSRGEHGVRSYAALGGARPFVYETHRPVVSAPRFFARLRGPSAARLEAAAVRGCAGLVGVSRGALEEMRSRHGGHAPELVLPSGTDPPAEGPEPPRDLDVVYAGKVEARKGLGVLLESMRCMPGVTLAVVGGSAPELAALRPAVARAEAAGARIQLVGRVRPAAVRGWFRRARVGVCPLPLGLSATSERFTSPMKIVEMMACGTPIVASDLPSVRELLTDGVNAKLVPPSDPAALAAALRGLLDHPEPALVGRARTDALGLTWAARAEKLHRFLERIA; encoded by the coding sequence GTGAGGCTTCTGTACAGCTACGGCCTCGACCTGCCCGCGCCCGTCGCGGCGCCGATCCAGATCCTCCACACGGCTCACGCTCTGGCCGAGCGGGGGGTGGACGTGACGACCGCCTGGCGGAACGTTGCGGAGCCCGATGCGGTGCTGCGGGAGCTGGGCCTCGGTCCGCACCCGCGGCTGCGGCTGGTGGAGGCCGCGGGCGGCCGCTCGCTCCGACGGGCGGCGCGCGGGTGCGACGTGGTGATGTCGCGTGGCGAGCACGGCGTGCGGTCGTACGCCGCCCTCGGAGGCGCCCGGCCGTTCGTGTACGAAACGCACCGGCCGGTGGTGTCCGCACCCCGGTTTTTCGCTCGCCTCCGCGGCCCGTCGGCCGCCCGGCTGGAGGCGGCCGCGGTGCGTGGCTGCGCCGGGCTCGTCGGCGTGTCACGCGGAGCCCTCGAGGAGATGCGATCCCGCCACGGCGGCCATGCCCCGGAGCTCGTGCTCCCCAGCGGCACGGACCCGCCCGCGGAGGGCCCGGAGCCGCCGCGTGACCTCGACGTCGTCTACGCGGGCAAGGTGGAGGCCCGCAAGGGGCTCGGTGTGCTGCTCGAGTCGATGCGGTGCATGCCGGGCGTGACGCTCGCCGTCGTCGGCGGCAGCGCACCCGAGCTCGCGGCGCTCCGGCCGGCCGTGGCCCGAGCGGAGGCCGCCGGCGCGCGGATCCAACTCGTCGGCCGGGTCCGACCCGCTGCGGTGCGCGGGTGGTTCCGCCGCGCCCGCGTGGGCGTCTGCCCGCTGCCGCTGGGCCTGAGCGCGACGTCCGAGCGGTTCACCAGCCCGATGAAGATCGTGGAGATGATGGCTTGCGGCACGCCGATCGTCGCGAGCGACCTGCCCAGCGTGCGGGAGCTGCTGACCGACGGGGTCAACGCGAAGCTGGTGCCGCCGAGCGATCCGGCGGCGCTGGCCGCCGCCCTGCGCGGCCTGCTGGACCACCCCGAGCCCGCGCTCGTCGGGCGTGCGCGGACCGACGCCCTCGGGCTCACCTGGGCAGCGCGGGCCGAGAAGCTCCACCGCTTCCTCGAACGCATCGCCTGA
- a CDS encoding D-2-hydroxyacid dehydrogenase produces the protein MKILSACPWLPAAFPDEVAAVVPAAELVQAAPADPGFAEAWSSAEVFLGWPAGLDHAAAERMRWVQTQSAGAGKLAHAVPEAWTVTTAAGVYGGPIAEHTLAMMLHFSRRIDGAVEAMREARWGLGGPAIHELAGRRLLLLGLGDLGRCLATRAAALGMEVVGVRRHADRPPPAGVHRVEPVGRLDRCLAEADVLVATLPGTAHTRGLLNAQRIGRLRPHAGLVNVGRGSLLDHEALADALDAGRLGWAAIDVAPEEPLPPGHRLWSTPRLLITPHVGGRGEGNGRRLADLFLHNLKRYAAGDVAGMRNVFDHRWGY, from the coding sequence GTGAAGATCCTCAGCGCCTGCCCGTGGTTGCCCGCCGCCTTCCCCGACGAGGTGGCGGCGGTGGTGCCGGCCGCGGAGCTCGTGCAGGCCGCGCCGGCGGATCCCGGTTTCGCCGAGGCGTGGTCTTCGGCGGAGGTCTTCCTCGGCTGGCCGGCGGGCCTCGACCACGCGGCGGCGGAGCGGATGAGGTGGGTGCAGACCCAGTCCGCCGGCGCCGGCAAGCTGGCCCACGCGGTGCCGGAGGCCTGGACGGTGACCACCGCGGCGGGCGTGTACGGCGGGCCCATCGCCGAGCACACGCTCGCGATGATGCTTCACTTCAGCCGGCGGATCGACGGGGCCGTCGAGGCGATGCGGGAGGCGCGGTGGGGGCTCGGCGGCCCGGCGATCCACGAGCTCGCCGGCCGGCGGCTGCTGCTCCTGGGGCTCGGCGACCTGGGCCGATGCCTCGCGACGAGGGCGGCGGCGCTGGGCATGGAGGTCGTCGGCGTGCGACGCCACGCCGACCGGCCGCCCCCGGCGGGCGTCCACCGGGTCGAGCCGGTCGGGCGGCTCGATCGCTGCCTCGCCGAGGCCGACGTGCTCGTCGCGACGCTGCCCGGCACCGCGCACACCCGGGGGCTGCTCAACGCGCAACGGATCGGGCGGCTCCGCCCCCACGCCGGCCTCGTCAACGTCGGCCGCGGCAGCCTGCTGGACCACGAGGCCCTCGCGGACGCTCTGGACGCCGGCCGCCTCGGCTGGGCCGCCATTGACGTCGCTCCCGAGGAGCCGCTGCCGCCGGGGCACCGCCTCTGGAGCACGCCCCGCCTGCTGATCACCCCGCACGTCGGCGGCCGCGGCGAGGGCAACGGCCGACGCCTCGCCGACCTGTTCCTGCACAACTTAAAGCGTTACGCCGCCGGCGACGTTGCGGGGATGCGGAACGTCTTCGACCACCGCTGGGGCTACTGA
- a CDS encoding malate dehydrogenase: MLSPLRVAVTGAAGQIGYALLFRIASGQMFGPDQPVILHLIEVPVDKAMHALEGVVMELEDCAFPLLAGTVCTSDATEGFKEVNWACLVGSKPRGPGMERADLLKDNGKIFVGQGRAIDEHAAADCRVAVVGNPANTNAMIGAAQGERIPAERWTAMVRLDQNRAVGQLAKRAGVSVADVTDTYIFGNHSPTMFPAFGLAKIGNRPATEVLDGSYLQGEFLETVGKRGAAIIAARGASSAASAANALVDHVRGLVTPGKVQSVAVKSDGHYGFDPAVWAGLPVRTTETGYEVVEGLTLDAFAKEKIAATNAELVSERETVADLLP, from the coding sequence ATGCTCTCCCCCCTCCGCGTCGCCGTCACCGGAGCCGCCGGGCAGATCGGCTACGCCCTGCTCTTCCGGATCGCCTCCGGCCAGATGTTCGGGCCCGACCAGCCCGTGATCCTGCACCTCATCGAGGTGCCGGTCGACAAGGCGATGCATGCCCTCGAGGGCGTCGTGATGGAGCTGGAGGACTGCGCCTTCCCGCTGCTTGCCGGCACCGTCTGCACCAGCGACGCGACCGAGGGCTTCAAGGAGGTGAACTGGGCGTGCCTGGTCGGCAGCAAGCCGCGCGGGCCGGGCATGGAGCGTGCCGACCTCCTGAAGGACAACGGCAAGATCTTCGTCGGGCAAGGCCGCGCGATCGACGAGCACGCGGCCGCGGATTGCCGCGTGGCCGTCGTCGGGAACCCCGCCAACACGAACGCGATGATCGGCGCCGCCCAGGGCGAGCGGATCCCGGCCGAGCGCTGGACCGCGATGGTTCGCCTCGACCAAAACCGGGCCGTCGGCCAGCTGGCCAAGCGGGCGGGCGTCTCCGTCGCCGACGTCACCGACACCTACATCTTCGGCAACCACTCGCCGACGATGTTCCCGGCATTCGGCCTCGCGAAGATCGGCAACCGCCCCGCCACCGAGGTCCTCGACGGAAGCTACCTCCAAGGCGAGTTCCTGGAGACCGTCGGCAAGCGCGGGGCCGCCATCATCGCGGCCCGCGGCGCCAGCTCCGCCGCCTCCGCCGCGAATGCGCTGGTCGACCACGTCCGCGGGTTGGTGACGCCGGGCAAGGTGCAGAGCGTCGCGGTCAAGAGCGACGGCCACTACGGCTTCGATCCCGCGGTGTGGGCGGGCCTGCCCGTGCGGACGACCGAGACCGGGTACGAGGTCGTCGAGGGCCTCACGCTCGACGCCTTCGCCAAGGAGAAGATCGCCGCGACCAACGCCGAGCTGGTGAGCGAGCGCGAGACCGTCGCCGACCTGCTGCCCTGA
- a CDS encoding glycosyltransferase family 2 protein, whose product MTARPPATAPDPPPPPPLISVVVPARDEEASLRPLVAEVLGVMDRCRIAAELVVADDGSRDGSVSLLRRLAAGEPRLRVVTLARGLGQSAALSAGIGEARGAWIATLDADGQNVAADLPRLLRRLQARGAGLAQGCRVRRRDRRMKRLASGVGRLGRRALLGDPIRDTGCATRVARASVARAWPLQRPGTHRFLPVLTAAAGTAVIEVPVRHRPRAAGRSHYGYLGRGWRGCADLLRIRCALSVRSPGGGATRCGFLGRPAG is encoded by the coding sequence ATGACCGCCCGCCCGCCCGCCACCGCCCCCGACCCGCCCCCGCCCCCGCCGCTGATCTCGGTGGTGGTGCCGGCGCGGGACGAGGAAGCGTCGCTCCGCCCGCTGGTCGCGGAGGTGCTGGGCGTGATGGACCGGTGCCGCATCGCCGCCGAGCTGGTCGTCGCCGACGACGGTTCCCGCGACGGGAGCGTCTCGCTGCTCCGCCGGCTCGCCGCGGGGGAGCCGCGGCTGCGGGTGGTCACGCTCGCTCGCGGCCTCGGCCAGTCCGCGGCGCTTTCCGCCGGCATCGGTGAAGCCCGCGGGGCCTGGATCGCGACCCTCGATGCCGATGGGCAGAACGTCGCGGCGGACCTGCCGCGCCTGCTCCGGCGGCTGCAGGCTCGCGGTGCGGGCCTCGCCCAGGGCTGCCGCGTCCGGCGTCGCGACCGCCGGATGAAGCGCCTCGCCAGCGGGGTCGGCCGGCTCGGCCGGAGGGCCCTGCTCGGCGATCCGATCCGAGACACCGGCTGCGCCACGCGGGTCGCGCGCGCGTCGGTGGCGCGTGCTTGGCCGCTGCAGCGGCCGGGCACCCACAGGTTCCTCCCCGTGCTCACCGCCGCGGCCGGCACCGCGGTGATCGAGGTGCCGGTTCGGCACCGGCCCCGGGCGGCGGGGCGGAGCCACTACGGATACCTCGGGCGCGGCTGGCGCGGGTGTGCCGACCTCCTGCGCATCCGGTGTGCGCTGTCGGTCCGGTCTCCCGGCGGAGGCGCAACCCGATGCGGCTTCCTGGGCCGCCCCGCCGGTTGA
- the argF gene encoding ornithine carbamoyltransferase, with the protein MPRHFLEIGDLSRDELVGVLRCAHALRSERDRDERTQPLRRRTLAMLFEKPSLRTRVSFEQGMLELGGAAIVLGRDEVGLGKREAVADVGRVLGGMVHGIAARVFDHRHLVELAGSGGVPVINMLSDRHHPAQALADALTLMDAFSPGEPEGLAGRKVAFVGDGDNNVARSLAGVCAALGVAFACASPAGHRLEEGHGDRFEDPREAVAAADAVYADTFVSMGSEDEKADRLEAFGPYRLDEALLDAAAPGVIALHCLPAYRGVEVTNGVLDGPRSRVFEQAHNRLHAQKGLLAFLLGG; encoded by the coding sequence ATGCCCCGACACTTTCTCGAGATCGGCGACCTCTCCCGCGACGAGCTCGTCGGCGTCCTCCGCTGTGCCCACGCCCTCCGGAGCGAACGCGACCGCGACGAGCGGACGCAGCCGCTGCGCCGCCGCACGCTCGCGATGCTCTTCGAGAAGCCGTCGCTGCGGACGCGGGTGAGCTTCGAGCAGGGCATGCTCGAGCTCGGCGGGGCGGCGATCGTGCTCGGCCGCGACGAGGTCGGGCTCGGCAAGCGTGAGGCCGTCGCCGACGTGGGCCGCGTGCTGGGGGGCATGGTCCACGGGATCGCGGCGCGCGTCTTCGACCACCGCCACCTCGTCGAGCTCGCGGGGAGCGGGGGGGTGCCGGTGATCAACATGCTGTCCGACCGGCACCACCCGGCGCAGGCGCTCGCCGACGCGCTGACCCTGATGGACGCCTTCAGCCCCGGCGAGCCGGAGGGCCTCGCCGGCCGCAAGGTCGCCTTCGTGGGCGACGGCGACAACAACGTCGCCCGCTCGCTCGCCGGGGTCTGCGCCGCACTCGGCGTCGCCTTCGCCTGCGCTTCCCCCGCCGGCCACCGGCTGGAGGAAGGGCACGGCGACCGCTTCGAGGATCCCCGCGAAGCGGTCGCCGCGGCCGACGCCGTCTACGCCGACACGTTCGTCTCCATGGGCAGCGAGGACGAGAAGGCCGATCGGCTGGAGGCCTTCGGCCCCTACCGCCTCGACGAGGCGCTGCTGGATGCCGCGGCCCCGGGCGTGATCGCGTTGCACTGCCTGCCCGCCTACCGCGGCGTCGAGGTGACCAACGGCGTGCTCGACGGCCCCCGGTCCCGCGTCTTCGAGCAGGCGCACAACCGGCTGCACGCACAGAAGGGCCTGCTGGCCTTCCTCCTCGGCGGCTGA
- the dut gene encoding dUTP diphosphatase: MQSYLHVPVQRLPHAEARGTALPAYQSEAAAGLDLHACLAAAVILEPGAVARIPTGHAFAIPEGHEGQVRPRSGLSTKHRVTVPNAPGTIDADYRGEVEVALHNLGDAPYAVEPNARIAQLVVVPIPRVVLEPVAELPETVRGSAGFGSSGV; the protein is encoded by the coding sequence GTGCAGTCTTATCTCCACGTCCCGGTCCAGCGGCTGCCGCACGCCGAAGCCCGGGGCACCGCGCTGCCGGCGTACCAGAGCGAGGCCGCCGCGGGGCTGGACCTGCACGCCTGCCTCGCGGCCGCGGTGATCCTCGAGCCCGGTGCCGTCGCCCGCATCCCCACCGGCCACGCTTTCGCGATCCCCGAGGGCCACGAAGGCCAGGTCCGCCCGCGTTCGGGCCTCTCCACGAAGCACCGCGTGACCGTGCCCAACGCCCCGGGCACGATCGACGCCGACTACCGCGGCGAGGTCGAGGTGGCCCTCCACAACCTCGGCGACGCCCCGTACGCGGTCGAGCCCAACGCCCGCATCGCCCAGCTGGTCGTCGTGCCGATCCCGCGCGTCGTCCTCGAGCCGGTGGCGGAGCTGCCGGAGACGGTGCGCGGGAGCGCCGGCTTCGGGAGCTCGGGCGTTTGA
- a CDS encoding ABC-F family ATP-binding cassette domain-containing protein, with the protein MALLSVANLAFSYGDRQILNGVNLTLDPGDHVGLVGRNGCGKSTLLKLIAEVPLGGGTEASKPEAGQIQVARGSSIGYLHQDHDMDPDATLREEAQKAFKELEDLHAELEKVGEEMADPAVYEDEKKLNDALKRYAALEERINAGGGYAVDHLVEDTLHGLGLDDTFFGVKCRDLSGGQKGRLALAKLLLSSPDVLLLDEPTNHLDIAGRKWLEGFLGTYPGAVLLISHDRWLLDRVVSKILELEDGSMVEYPGNYQKFRELRAQRIEDMRRAYEKQQTKIKSEKAFIAKFKAGQRAKQAHGRELRLNRFIKEETFELPAELSSMKLQFAPLKRSGDQVIGAENLAKGYAGNPLFRDVSLTLKRGEKVGVIGPNGAGKSTLVRCLLGQDPVDAGTVRSGSQVSVGHYKQTHEGLDMGKTVVEYLRPHVRSDTEQEARDLAGAFLFQGIEQDKPLGVLSGGERSRAVLAGLMAGGHNLLVLDEPTNHLDIPAAERIEDALRRYTTPNKKYSTAARGAGGGAAGAEGTLILITHDRMLLDNIVDRLIVFDGHGNVEVFEGTYSDYLAELEKRGGDSALVVDAQPAKALTKSQAKQQKAAKAKAPKPDAPKRKPSARWNLDDRLRELEKRLEEIDFQMADPAVFANGQEMKRLKSERGEAKQQLDELEREALGG; encoded by the coding sequence ATGGCCCTGCTCAGCGTTGCGAACCTCGCCTTCTCCTACGGCGACCGCCAGATCCTCAACGGCGTGAACCTCACCCTGGACCCGGGCGATCACGTCGGCCTGGTCGGCCGCAACGGCTGCGGCAAGTCCACGCTGCTCAAGCTCATCGCCGAGGTCCCGCTCGGCGGCGGCACCGAGGCGAGCAAGCCCGAAGCCGGCCAGATCCAGGTCGCGCGCGGCTCGAGCATCGGCTACCTGCACCAGGACCACGACATGGATCCCGACGCGACCCTGCGCGAGGAGGCGCAGAAGGCGTTCAAGGAGCTGGAAGACCTGCACGCCGAGCTGGAGAAGGTCGGCGAGGAGATGGCCGACCCGGCCGTTTACGAGGACGAGAAGAAGCTCAACGACGCGCTCAAGCGGTACGCCGCGTTGGAGGAGCGGATCAACGCCGGCGGCGGCTACGCGGTCGATCACCTCGTGGAGGACACGCTGCACGGACTGGGCCTCGACGACACCTTCTTCGGGGTGAAGTGCCGCGACCTCTCCGGCGGTCAGAAGGGCCGGCTGGCGCTCGCCAAGCTCCTGCTGTCCTCGCCCGACGTGCTGCTGCTCGACGAGCCGACCAACCACCTCGACATCGCCGGGCGGAAGTGGCTGGAGGGCTTCCTGGGGACCTACCCCGGGGCCGTGCTGCTCATCAGCCACGACCGCTGGCTGCTCGACCGCGTCGTCTCGAAGATCCTCGAGCTCGAGGACGGGAGCATGGTCGAATACCCCGGCAACTACCAGAAGTTCCGGGAACTGCGGGCCCAACGCATCGAGGACATGCGGCGGGCCTACGAGAAGCAACAGACCAAGATCAAGAGCGAGAAGGCCTTCATCGCGAAGTTCAAGGCGGGCCAGCGGGCCAAGCAGGCGCACGGCCGCGAGCTGCGGCTCAACCGCTTCATCAAGGAGGAGACCTTCGAGCTGCCGGCGGAGCTCTCGAGCATGAAGCTTCAGTTTGCCCCGCTGAAGCGCAGCGGCGACCAGGTCATCGGAGCCGAGAACCTCGCGAAGGGCTACGCGGGCAACCCGCTGTTCCGCGACGTCTCGCTCACGCTCAAGCGCGGCGAGAAGGTCGGCGTGATCGGCCCCAACGGGGCGGGCAAGTCCACGCTGGTCCGCTGCCTGCTCGGGCAGGACCCCGTCGACGCGGGCACCGTGCGCAGCGGCAGCCAGGTGAGCGTGGGGCACTACAAGCAGACGCACGAGGGGCTAGACATGGGCAAGACCGTGGTGGAGTACCTGCGGCCGCACGTCCGCAGCGACACCGAGCAGGAGGCCCGCGACCTCGCCGGCGCCTTCCTGTTCCAGGGCATCGAGCAGGACAAGCCGCTGGGCGTGCTCTCCGGTGGTGAGCGGAGCCGGGCCGTGCTCGCGGGCCTGATGGCCGGCGGCCACAACCTGCTCGTGCTCGACGAGCCGACCAACCACCTGGACATCCCCGCCGCCGAGCGGATCGAGGACGCGCTCCGCCGCTACACAACGCCCAACAAGAAGTACTCGACCGCCGCGCGAGGCGCCGGCGGAGGAGCCGCCGGCGCGGAGGGGACGCTCATCCTGATCACGCACGACCGGATGCTCCTGGACAACATCGTCGACCGGCTGATCGTCTTCGACGGGCACGGCAACGTCGAGGTCTTCGAGGGGACCTACTCGGACTACCTCGCCGAGCTGGAGAAGCGCGGCGGCGACAGCGCTCTGGTGGTCGATGCCCAACCCGCCAAGGCGCTCACCAAGAGCCAGGCGAAGCAGCAGAAGGCCGCGAAGGCCAAGGCCCCGAAGCCGGATGCCCCCAAGCGGAAGCCCTCCGCCAGGTGGAACCTCGACGACCGGCTCCGCGAGCTGGAGAAGCGGCTCGAGGAGATCGACTTCCAGATGGCCGACCCCGCCGTGTTCGCCAACGGCCAGGAGATGAAGCGTCTCAAGAGCGAGCGCGGGGAAGCGAAGCAGCAGCTCGACGAGCTGGAACGCGAAGCGCTCGGCGGGTGA